Proteins from a genomic interval of Salmo salar chromosome ssa14, Ssal_v3.1, whole genome shotgun sequence:
- the LOC106569302 gene encoding phospholipid phosphatase 3 isoform X2 — MQRCLIYEKTMAQETRNGGSSSRNNNNCKDNSRRKLLVGMDLVCLFLVILFAAFLHKFPIVPHRRGLFCNARGISLSYKSSTVPTTALVAVGFTVPVTSIIIGESYRIHYLNEGSKSFIGNPYISALYKQVGVFIFGCAVSQSFTDIAKVSVGRMRPHFLDVCKPDWSTINCSLGYITDYQCHGPESKVQEARKSFFSGHASFSMYTMLYLVFYLQSRFTWRGARLLRPLSQFTLIMMSFYTGLSRVSDHKHHPTDVLAGFAQGALVSYCIVFFVSDLFKPRGRNSALPVTPVKNPTNPMTDIRERSNHLTMA; from the exons ATGCAACGCTGTTTAATTTATGAGAAGACAATGGCACAAGAGACAAGGAATGGAGGAAGCTCTTCCCGGAATAACAACAACTGTAAAGACAACAGCAGGAGAAAGTTGCTGGTCGGTATGGATCTCGTCTGCTTGTTTTTAG tgATACTCTTTGCTGCCTTTCTGCACAAGTTTCCCATCGTGCCCCACCGGAGGGGCTTGTTCTGCAATGCCAGAGGCATCAGCCTGTCCTATAAGAGCAGCACGGTGCCCACCACTGCCCTGGTCGCTGTCGGGTTCACTGTGCCCGTCACCTCC ATCATCATTGGGGAGAGCTATAGGATTCACTACCTGAACGAGGGCTCCAAGTCCTTCATAGGGAACCCCTACATCTCCGCCCTCTACAAGCAGGTGGGCGTGTTCATCTTTGGCTGCGCAGTCAGCCAATCGTTCACGGACATCGCCAAGGTGTCGGTGGGCCGTATGCGACCCCACTTCCTGGACGTGTGCAAACCCGATTGGTCCACCATTAACTGTTCCCTGGGCTACATCACAGACTACCAGTGTCATGGGCCTGAGAGCAAAGTCCAGGAGGCCAG GAAGTCGTTTTTCTCTGGCCATGCATCCTTTTCCATGTACACCATGCTGTATCTGGTG TTCTACCTGCAGTCCAGGTTCACCTGGCGTGGAGCCCGTCTCCTGCGCCCCCTGAGCCAGTTCACCCTCATCATGATGTCTTTCTACACCGGCCTGTCCCGCGTCTCCGACCACAAGCACCACCCCACAGACGTCCTGGCTGGCTTCGCACAGGGAGCCTTGGTGTCCTACTGCATA GTGTTTTTCGTATCTGACCTGTTCAAGCCCAGAGGCAGGAATTCAGCTCTACCAGTGACCCCAGTAAAGAACCCCACCAACCCAATGACAGACATCAGAGAGAGGAGCAACCACCTCACCATGGCATAG
- the LOC106569302 gene encoding phospholipid phosphatase 3 isoform X1, translated as MQRCLIYEKTMAQETRNGGSSSRNNNNCKDNSRRKLLVGMDLVCLFLAGLPFLIIETSAVQPYHRGFYCNDESIKYAAKHGDTISDAVLSAAGILITILSIIIGESYRIHYLNEGSKSFIGNPYISALYKQVGVFIFGCAVSQSFTDIAKVSVGRMRPHFLDVCKPDWSTINCSLGYITDYQCHGPESKVQEARKSFFSGHASFSMYTMLYLVFYLQSRFTWRGARLLRPLSQFTLIMMSFYTGLSRVSDHKHHPTDVLAGFAQGALVSYCIVFFVSDLFKPRGRNSALPVTPVKNPTNPMTDIRERSNHLTMA; from the exons ATGCAACGCTGTTTAATTTATGAGAAGACAATGGCACAAGAGACAAGGAATGGAGGAAGCTCTTCCCGGAATAACAACAACTGTAAAGACAACAGCAGGAGAAAGTTGCTGGTCGGTATGGATCTCGTCTGCTTGTTTTTAG CTGGCCTGCCTTTCCTGATCATAGAGACTAGTGCTGTCCAGCCCTACCACCGAGGCTTTTACTGCAACGATGAGTCCATCAAGTACGCTGCCAAACACGGAGACACCATAAGCGACGCTGTGCTTTCTGCTGCTGGCATTCTTATCACCATCCTTTCT ATCATCATTGGGGAGAGCTATAGGATTCACTACCTGAACGAGGGCTCCAAGTCCTTCATAGGGAACCCCTACATCTCCGCCCTCTACAAGCAGGTGGGCGTGTTCATCTTTGGCTGCGCAGTCAGCCAATCGTTCACGGACATCGCCAAGGTGTCGGTGGGCCGTATGCGACCCCACTTCCTGGACGTGTGCAAACCCGATTGGTCCACCATTAACTGTTCCCTGGGCTACATCACAGACTACCAGTGTCATGGGCCTGAGAGCAAAGTCCAGGAGGCCAG GAAGTCGTTTTTCTCTGGCCATGCATCCTTTTCCATGTACACCATGCTGTATCTGGTG TTCTACCTGCAGTCCAGGTTCACCTGGCGTGGAGCCCGTCTCCTGCGCCCCCTGAGCCAGTTCACCCTCATCATGATGTCTTTCTACACCGGCCTGTCCCGCGTCTCCGACCACAAGCACCACCCCACAGACGTCCTGGCTGGCTTCGCACAGGGAGCCTTGGTGTCCTACTGCATA GTGTTTTTCGTATCTGACCTGTTCAAGCCCAGAGGCAGGAATTCAGCTCTACCAGTGACCCCAGTAAAGAACCCCACCAACCCAATGACAGACATCAGAGAGAGGAGCAACCACCTCACCATGGCATAG